The Streptomyces sp. NBC_00597 DNA segment CTACGATCCGGCCGACCGGATCGATCAGGCCGTTCTGGCGACCCGGCGGGCGGTGTTCCCGTTGCGTGGCTTGCTCACGTAAAGCCTGGATGCGGAGAAGCATCGTTACGCCAACTGTGGGGCGGTTCGCCGGAATTGATGCTCCGCCAGGTCTGGTGCGGCAGCATCGGAGGGTGTTGAGCACCGGCGCGTTGCGTGCGCATCTGCTGGCCGCCCGGTTGGCCGGGCCCGTCGCCACCTCGCGGGAGGAGAGCCTGCGCAGCTACCGGCTGTTCGCCGCGCGGGATCCTCGGGTGCTGCTGGGGCTGGATCCGGAGTGGGGCTGGGGCGAGGGTGACCTGCTGGGGCTGATGGCGGAGAAGTGCGGGGTCTCGGCGGATCCTGCGCACGTCAGAGGGCCGGACGTGATCGATCCGGAGCGGACGTTGGCGGGGTTGGAGGCGTTCGCGGAGCGATTGCGGGAGGCGGCCGGGGCGCGGTCGCCCGTGATGTTCGGGACGGGGCATCCGCACCGTCTCCTGGAGTTCTACGCCAGTTTGGCGCGGTCCCTGTCGGCGGCGGGATGTGATGTGCTCACCCCGGCGAAGGGGGCCGATGTCGACATGGCGACCCGGTTCGGCGTACGCAGGCACAGCATCGATTACGTACGGGGAGTCGCGTTGGTGCGGGAACCCGGCGCGCGCCCTCCCGGGAGTGCCACCGGCGCGCACACCCATTCGCCCCTGCCGGTTCGGATCGCGCTCGGGGCGCTCGCGGAGGCCGGAGGGCCGTTGCCGGAATTGGTGGTGGGGGATCACGGGTGGGTCTGCGGCGCAGGTCAGCTCGGTGTGGAGGCGATCGGGCTGGCGGATACGGACGACCCGGCTCTGTTCGTCGGCGAGGCTGAGGGGCGCGTGGCGGCGGTCGTTCCGCTTGATGACGCGGTGCACGCGGACTACTACAGACCGCTCATTCGGTATGTACTCGATCGGGCGAGACTGCCGGGTGCGCAGGAGTGGCCGTAGCTCCTCTTCCCCACTCGTATCACACGCCCCTACTCTGGGGAGTGAGCGTGCGACGACGAGGAGTAACCGGAGGGGAAGCCGGTGCCCCGTCATGCGCGGAAGGTCAAGGTGTGTCATGGCTGCTGGCGAGAGGCCTCTTATCGAGGTTGCGTTCCTGACCGTGGCGGAGGTCGCCTCGGTGATGCGAGTGTCGAAGATGACCGTGTACCGCCTGGTGCACAACGGCCATCTGCCCGCAATCCGGGTGGGCCGGTCCTTCCGGGTCCCCGAGAACGCGGTTCACGAGTACCTCCGAGACTCCTACGTGGGGGTGGAGACGGCTTGAGATTGACCCGCGGTGTCCCTCGGATTACAAGCTCGGAGCTCGGGCGGGTAGGCTAGGCCGACGTAGGTCGTGTGGGCCCAGACGCCCCGCACCAGTGAAGAAGAAGTGAGCGAGGGTAGTCGTGGGCTCTGTTATCAAGAAGCGGCGCAAGCGGATGGCCAAGAAGAAGCACCGCAAGCTGCTCAAGCGCACCCGCGTCCAGCGCCGTAACAAGAAGTAAACGGCAGCTGTACGTGTTCTCCGCAGCCCCTCCACCATTCTGGTGGAGGGGCTGCGGTGTAGCCGGGGGACGACGAGGAAGGCGCTGAGCTCGTGGGGAAGGTCGTGCTCGTTACCGGGGCAGCCCGGCAGCTGGGGGGCCGCTTCGTGCGGCGCGTCCAGCGTGATCCTGAGGTCGATCGGGTCATCGCGGTCGACGCGGTGGCGCCGGCGCACCGGCTGGGGTCGGCGGAGTTCGTCCGTACGGACATCAGGCAGTCGTCCATCGCCCGGGTGCTCGCCGAGCACGCCGTGGACACGGTGGTCCACCTCGCCGTGACCGGGAGCGGGGCGGGTCCGGGCGGCGCGGGAAGTGCCGTCAAGGAGACCAACGTCATCGGGACGATGCAGCTTCTGGGGGCCTGCCAGAAGTCGCCGACGGTACGGCGGCTGGTGGTGAAGTCGAGCACGTACGTATACGGCGGCGCATCGCGGGATCCGGCCGTTTTCACGGAGACCACCCAATCCAAGTCGCTGCCGGCGGGCGGCTTCGCGAAGGACGCCGTCGAGGTCGAGTCGTACGTACGGGGCTTCGCGCGCAGGCGGCCCGACGTGGCGGTGTGCGTGCTGCGCTTCGCGAACATCCTGGGACCGTACGCGGACTCCGCGCTCGCCGAGTACTTCTCGATGCCCGTGATGCCGACGGTGCTGGGGTACGACCCGCGGCTGCAGTTCGTCCACGAGGACGACGTGCTGGACGTGTTGCGGCTGGCGGCCGGGGAGCCCCAGCCCGGGACGCTGAACAGCGGTACGTTCAACATCGCGGGCGACGGGGTGCTGCTGCTGTCGCAGTGCGCGCGCCGGCTGGGGCGGCCGACCGTGCCGCTGCTACTGCCCGCGGTGACATGGGTGGGGTCGGCGCTGCGGGCGGTGGGAGTCACCGATTTCTCGCCGGAGCAGATCAGACTCCTCACGCACGGGCGCGTCGTGGAGACGTCCCAGATGCGGGAGGTGCTGGGATTCAAGCCGATGTACACGACCGCCGAGGCCTTCGCCGACTTCGCGCGCAGCCGCGGGAACGGGCTGCTGCCGCCGGAGCGCGTCGGGCAGGCTGTCGACCGGGTCGCGTCCGTGCTGAACGTGGACGGCCCGGACGTCGGGGTTGTCGGAGCCGATGAGGGAGCGCAGCGATAGTGGCGGACGCCAAGGTCATTCCGTTCGACGAGGACCGGCCGCGCCGGCGGGGCGCCGCGACCCGGAGAGTACGGGCGGTGCCCGCTCCGGAGCCGGTGGTGGACGCCGTGGAGCCGGCCGTGCCGCAGCCCCCCGTGGAGTCCGGCGGGGCCGCTTGGGACCGCAAGATCGCCGGCGGCCTGGCGTTCCTCAGGCGGCGGGTCACCGGGGACTACGAGGTCGACGAGTTCGGCTACGACGAGGAGCTGACGGACCAGGTCCTGATGTCCTTGATGCGGCCGCTGTTCGACAAGTACTTCCGGGTCGAGGTCAAGGGCATCGAGAACATCCCGGCCGAGGGCGGGGCGCTGATCGTGGCGAACCACTCCGGGACGCTGCCGCTGGACGGGCTGATGATGCAAGTGGCGGTCCACGACCACCACCCGGCTCAGCGGCACCTGCGACTGCTGGCGGCGGACCTGGTGTTCATGCTGCCGGTGGTGAACGAGCTGGCGCGCAAGGCCGGGCACACGCTGGCGTGCTCGGAGGACGCGCAGCGGCTCCTGGAGGCCGGGGAACTGGTCGGGGTGATGCCGGAGGGCTTCAAGGGGATAGGGAAGCCGTTCGGAGACCGGTACAAGCTCCAGCGGTTCGGGCGCGGCGGGTTCGTGTCGACGGCGCTGCGGGCGGGGACACCGATCGTGCCGTGCTCGATCGTGGGCGCGGAGGAGATCTACCCGATGGTCGGCAACGCCAAGACGGTGGCGCGGCTGCTGGGGATCCCGTACTTCCCGATCACGCCGACGTTCCCGTGGCTGGGGCCGTTGGGTGCGGTGCCGTTGCCGACGAAGTGGACGATCCAGTTCGGCGAGCCGATCGCGACGGACGGGTATCCGCCGGAGGCGGCGGAGGACCCGATGCTGATGTTCAACCTGACGGACGAGGTCCGCGAACAGATCCAGCACACGCTGTACAAACTGCTGGTGCAGCGCCGGTCCGTGTTCTTCTGAGCCGTTCCAATGCGTAGGCCCCCAGCCCCGGTCGGGGCCGGGGGCCTACGGCTGTCCCGTGTTACTCGGCGTCCTCCGCCTTGAGGCCCAGGCCCGGGAGGAGACCCGGGAGGAGGGGCGGCAGGGTGATGTCCGGCTGTACGTGCTCCGGGGAGGACGAGGGAGCCGGGCTGCTCTGGCCCGCGGGCGGGTGGAGGAGGTCGCCCGCGCCGCCCAGGAGGCCACCGGGGGCGGGTGAGGGCTTGCCGGCGGTGGTCGCGGGCGGGGTCGGGCTGGCCGAGGGCGCGCCCGCCGCCGGTGCGGACTGGTGCTGTCCGGCCGGAGCGCTCGGCTTGGCAGGGGCACCGGAGCCGCGGGCCTGCTCCGGGGGTTTCGGGAGCATGCTCTGCAGGGGCGCCACGTCATCGTCTATGGCCTGGAAGACCGACTCGACTTCCCCGCCCACATCGGTGAGCTGCGCCGGGAGCTTGTCCCGGAGCCGGCCCCACGCGTCGCGGTGGGAGCGGGAGAAGGACGACAGTGCCTGGATCGGGCCGAGCGAGCCGTCCCGTTGGTAGGCCGCCTGGAGGAGCCGGTGGCCCTCCGCCGCGTCGTGCTTCATGCCCGCGAGGGCCCGGCGGATCTCGCCGAGCGACTCGTGGTCCAGTACGCCCGTCCGGCCGCGCTCCATCAGCCTGCGGGCTTCCGACAGGCGGTTGGAGGCCTGGTCGAGGTAGAGCTCGCCCCGGTCCGCGTCCTCGTCGGCCATCCCGAGCTTCAGGTCCTCCATGCCCCGTTTGATCGGGTAGAGGGAGTCACCGGGGAGGGCGTCGGTGCTGGCAGCGGCCACGCCGCTGAAGGCCCCCGCGGCCACACCCACGGTGAGGCCGCCCGCTGCGATGCCCTTGGACCAGCGGGAGCGGGGCCGCAATTTCCGGAGCGAGGTCGCCCGGTGGGCGCCGCGGCCGGTCCGCTGCTCGGGCACTTGAGGGTCCGAGGCGGCACCGCCCCCGGCCCTCTCTTCCATCACCATCGCCTCCATGGCGGCCACGAGCTGGGCTCGTTGCACCACTTTGACCTCGGGGTCCAGCACCGGGCGCGGCATTCTTTCGCCGAACGCGCTCGCCAGGGCCAACAACCGGTCGTGGTCGGCAGGTTCGGCAGGTGCCTCGGACTGCTCGGCCGCCGGGTCCGGTTCCGAAAGGTCGGATGGGTTCCGATCCTCCAGGGCCTGGGCGAAGGCGTTCGCCCGCCGGTGCGGAGTCACGTTCGCGATCACTGGCGGCACCTCCTCTCGTCATGACGATCGACTCCCCAAGGTGTCCGGAAGGTTGCCTGCCTTGAGCACATCCACACTTTCGAGTGAGCGGCTTCGGGCAGGGCGTGTCCACAGGGAGCCTGCATCCCGCACAACGAGCGGCGCGGCACTTGGGTTACGGACGAAGGATGATCGGACCACAGCGTCATCGGGGGGTCACCGGTTGTGTGGATTGTCAGGAGGGTCGGAAGGCGTGGGGGGTGGGGCTGGGGGAGGCGCCCGGTGGCGGTGTTCCGGGGCCGGGAGCAGGTCAGCGGGCGTCGTCCGGGAGCAGGCGGGCC contains these protein-coding regions:
- a CDS encoding NAD-dependent epimerase/dehydratase family protein; amino-acid sequence: MGKVVLVTGAARQLGGRFVRRVQRDPEVDRVIAVDAVAPAHRLGSAEFVRTDIRQSSIARVLAEHAVDTVVHLAVTGSGAGPGGAGSAVKETNVIGTMQLLGACQKSPTVRRLVVKSSTYVYGGASRDPAVFTETTQSKSLPAGGFAKDAVEVESYVRGFARRRPDVAVCVLRFANILGPYADSALAEYFSMPVMPTVLGYDPRLQFVHEDDVLDVLRLAAGEPQPGTLNSGTFNIAGDGVLLLSQCARRLGRPTVPLLLPAVTWVGSALRAVGVTDFSPEQIRLLTHGRVVETSQMREVLGFKPMYTTAEAFADFARSRGNGLLPPERVGQAVDRVASVLNVDGPDVGVVGADEGAQR
- a CDS encoding lysophospholipid acyltransferase family protein — encoded protein: MADAKVIPFDEDRPRRRGAATRRVRAVPAPEPVVDAVEPAVPQPPVESGGAAWDRKIAGGLAFLRRRVTGDYEVDEFGYDEELTDQVLMSLMRPLFDKYFRVEVKGIENIPAEGGALIVANHSGTLPLDGLMMQVAVHDHHPAQRHLRLLAADLVFMLPVVNELARKAGHTLACSEDAQRLLEAGELVGVMPEGFKGIGKPFGDRYKLQRFGRGGFVSTALRAGTPIVPCSIVGAEEIYPMVGNAKTVARLLGIPYFPITPTFPWLGPLGAVPLPTKWTIQFGEPIATDGYPPEAAEDPMLMFNLTDEVREQIQHTLYKLLVQRRSVFF
- a CDS encoding DUF5667 domain-containing protein → MIANVTPHRRANAFAQALEDRNPSDLSEPDPAAEQSEAPAEPADHDRLLALASAFGERMPRPVLDPEVKVVQRAQLVAAMEAMVMEERAGGGAASDPQVPEQRTGRGAHRATSLRKLRPRSRWSKGIAAGGLTVGVAAGAFSGVAAASTDALPGDSLYPIKRGMEDLKLGMADEDADRGELYLDQASNRLSEARRLMERGRTGVLDHESLGEIRRALAGMKHDAAEGHRLLQAAYQRDGSLGPIQALSSFSRSHRDAWGRLRDKLPAQLTDVGGEVESVFQAIDDDVAPLQSMLPKPPEQARGSGAPAKPSAPAGQHQSAPAAGAPSASPTPPATTAGKPSPAPGGLLGGAGDLLHPPAGQSSPAPSSSPEHVQPDITLPPLLPGLLPGLGLKAEDAE
- a CDS encoding helix-turn-helix domain-containing protein; translation: MAAGERPLIEVAFLTVAEVASVMRVSKMTVYRLVHNGHLPAIRVGRSFRVPENAVHEYLRDSYVGVETA
- a CDS encoding phosphatase gives rise to the protein MLSTGALRAHLLAARLAGPVATSREESLRSYRLFAARDPRVLLGLDPEWGWGEGDLLGLMAEKCGVSADPAHVRGPDVIDPERTLAGLEAFAERLREAAGARSPVMFGTGHPHRLLEFYASLARSLSAAGCDVLTPAKGADVDMATRFGVRRHSIDYVRGVALVREPGARPPGSATGAHTHSPLPVRIALGALAEAGGPLPELVVGDHGWVCGAGQLGVEAIGLADTDDPALFVGEAEGRVAAVVPLDDAVHADYYRPLIRYVLDRARLPGAQEWP
- a CDS encoding 30S ribosomal protein bS22, with the translated sequence MGSVIKKRRKRMAKKKHRKLLKRTRVQRRNKK